Genomic segment of Bactrocera neohumeralis isolate Rockhampton unplaced genomic scaffold, APGP_CSIRO_Bneo_wtdbg2-racon-allhic-juicebox.fasta_v2 ctg5228, whole genome shotgun sequence:
TGTTATCCCTGGTTTCCTTATTAGTATGTCGAGGGAACAACACGAAAGTAACGTATCCAATGTTATCGCCAACTCTTGCATCCGTTTTTGCCAATTCCAACGGTGGTTCACGATGTGAGAACAATACTTGTGGAGCTGTATGTGATGCACGGCGACCTTCTCTCAATTCCTGCATGAACACTTTACCAATAATCACGTCGTCCTCATCACAAAAAATCGTACTAAATACGACAGTTACACGATCAGACTTTGCCTCAACATAAAGAGTTTCGTCGTTTCGGTAATTAATTACAGCACGCTTTTGGCCCTCTTCACCCTGTTCttgaaaatcgaaatatttttcgaaaacagaTGCAAAGCAATTACGCTTCAACAGACCAATTTTTTTAGCAACTGCCTCCCAGTCAGCAGGTATATTTTCTAGGTCAATAAGTACTGAAACGTTGTAACCATCTTCAGTTTCTGTTAATAAGCCGCCATATTCACGCTTCAGCAATTCGTCAGCACCATGCTCTTGTAATTGCTTGTAGAACTTTAGCGAAATGCTTGTCCTAACTTTAGTCTTATCGCCATTAACATTTGAAATGTGAAATAGCACACCATCAAAGTCAGCAATTCGAACATCAATAGATTCCGCTTTCGCTCCAGCTAAAGCATTACGAAATTTTCGGACcctgttaataaatcatcaacataaaagtctcttttgatggccaatgaaccgagtggatatttcattgtattggcatcactgagcatttgcaaacaccgtgttgcgagaaatggagcaggcgcagtgccgtatgttacggtgttaagacgaaaaatttgaatttgctcagaaggatgctctctccacacaatgagttgacaatttctgtcttcttcatgcataattatttgacgatacattttagtaatgtccgctgttagtgcatacttatgtaagcgaaaacgaagaagagt
This window contains:
- the LOC126767292 gene encoding actin-related protein 2/3 complex subunit 2-like is translated as VRKFRNALAGAKAESIDVRIADFDGVLFHISNVNGDKTKVRTSISLKFYKQLQEHGADELLKREYGGLLTETEDGYNVSVLIDLENIPADWEAVAKKIGLLKRNCFASVFEKYFDFQEQGEEGQKRAVINYRNDETLYVEAKSDRVTVVFSTIFCDEDDVIIGKVFMQELREGRRASHTAPQVLFSHREPPLELAKTDARVGDNIGYVTFVLFPRHTNKETRDNTINLIHMFRDYLHYHIKCSKAYIHSRMRAKTSDFLKVLNRARPQTKNTEKKTITGRTFIRKE